The proteins below come from a single Tissierella sp. MB52-C2 genomic window:
- the cdaA gene encoding diadenylate cyclase CdaA → MQFFRSLFSNLRIADIIDIIVVAAVFYKLFKLIRETRAEQLTKGIFALFIFAEVSGLLKLYTINWILKSAMTVGVIAILIVFQPELRRGLEYIGRSRFFTKSFLEIKGESLSRTVDEIVEACASLSRQRIGALIVLERQTGLNEVVETGTKINGEVSSNLLINIFIPNTPLHDGAVIIKEDMVKAAACFLPLTENINLSKELGTRHRAALGISERSDSLSIIVSEETGAISIAENGTIARHLDSQTLKQILTDMYKPKDSQEAFIIKWRRKDEQGEE, encoded by the coding sequence TTGCAATTTTTCAGATCATTATTTTCCAATCTAAGAATAGCTGACATAATAGATATCATAGTTGTAGCAGCAGTTTTTTATAAACTTTTCAAATTAATCAGAGAGACTAGAGCCGAACAATTGACAAAAGGGATTTTTGCACTATTTATATTTGCGGAAGTTAGTGGACTTTTAAAACTATATACTATTAACTGGATATTAAAAAGTGCAATGACAGTTGGAGTCATAGCAATACTAATAGTATTTCAACCAGAATTACGTCGTGGACTAGAATATATTGGAAGATCAAGATTTTTTACTAAGTCTTTCTTGGAAATCAAAGGAGAGAGTCTTTCAAGGACTGTAGATGAAATAGTAGAGGCCTGTGCCTCCTTATCTAGGCAAAGAATAGGAGCTTTAATAGTTTTGGAAAGGCAAACTGGTTTAAATGAAGTTGTAGAAACAGGAACTAAAATCAACGGAGAGGTATCTAGTAATTTACTTATAAATATATTTATTCCAAATACTCCATTACATGATGGGGCAGTAATTATAAAAGAAGATATGGTTAAGGCGGCAGCCTGTTTCCTGCCTCTTACAGAGAATATAAACTTGAGTAAAGAGCTGGGAACTAGACATAGAGCAGCATTGGGAATATCCGAAAGGTCTGATAGCCTATCTATAATAGTTTCAGAAGAAACAGGAGCCATATCCATAGCAGAGAATGGAACTATAGCAAGACACTTGGATTCTCAAACACTTAAACAAATACTAACTGATATGTATAAGCCAAAGGATTCACAGGAAGCATTTATTATAAAATGGAGGCGAAAAGATGAGCAAGGAGAAGAATGA
- a CDS encoding CdaR family protein — protein sequence MSKEKNDLTLKIFAFTIAIVLWGYVMSIENPDISKEYRNITLTLNNTDELDRQNLIVMEPKEVTISVKVTGRKSDMANFSPDLIKAQADLSGYGEGKKKVPVNVSLNQFNNIKIVNYEPKEILFTFDKLITREKAVTIKTSGELESGYVLGDITTKSGSILLKGPRTWVNQVSEAVAVVDITGMKDDNSKTAVIQLIDDQGNDVRGVEKEPNTVDVDTSIFRTVNVPIELKTENQLPDQYEITNITINPRTVTLKGDKNIVNLRSIQTKAIDINSLIENTTQTVELELPPNVSLLNPNEKITISLNIEEISTRVLEYTLEDIDMLNLDTDLIIDKEHSQEPIYLTVKGNSEVVEKLNKEDLGLYLDLLNLNEGIHEVLLGFNAPAGITVKEITPQPMELKLTKH from the coding sequence ATGAGCAAGGAGAAGAATGATTTAACCTTAAAGATCTTTGCTTTTACTATAGCAATTGTTTTGTGGGGCTATGTTATGAGTATAGAAAATCCAGATATATCAAAGGAGTATAGAAATATAACTCTAACATTGAATAATACTGACGAATTAGATAGACAAAACTTAATAGTTATGGAGCCAAAGGAGGTCACTATATCTGTTAAGGTAACAGGTAGAAAATCGGACATGGCAAATTTTTCACCGGACCTAATAAAGGCTCAGGCAGATTTATCTGGCTATGGTGAAGGTAAGAAGAAAGTGCCAGTAAATGTAAGCTTAAATCAATTTAATAATATAAAGATAGTTAATTATGAACCTAAAGAAATACTATTCACATTTGACAAACTAATAACGAGAGAAAAAGCAGTTACTATTAAAACCTCAGGTGAGTTAGAGTCAGGTTATGTATTAGGAGATATAACAACAAAATCTGGATCAATATTATTAAAGGGTCCTAGAACATGGGTAAATCAAGTATCTGAAGCAGTAGCAGTGGTGGACATTACTGGAATGAAAGATGATAACTCTAAAACAGCAGTTATACAATTAATAGATGATCAAGGGAATGATGTTCGAGGAGTGGAAAAAGAACCTAATACAGTAGATGTAGACACCTCTATATTTAGGACTGTAAATGTACCTATTGAGCTTAAAACGGAAAACCAACTTCCTGATCAGTATGAAATTACTAATATTACCATAAACCCTAGAACTGTAACGCTAAAGGGTGATAAAAATATAGTTAACTTAAGGTCTATTCAGACTAAAGCCATAGATATAAATTCATTAATAGAAAATACGACTCAAACCGTAGAACTAGAATTACCACCAAATGTATCCCTCTTAAATCCAAATGAAAAGATTACAATTTCCTTAAATATTGAGGAGATTTCCACTAGAGTCTTAGAATATACCTTAGAGGATATAGATATGTTAAATTTAGATACAGATCTAATTATAGACAAAGAACATTCTCAGGAACCTATATATCTGACAGTAAAGGGAAATAGTGAAGTTGTTGAAAAACTAAATAAAGAAGATCTGGGGTTATATTTAGATTTACTTAATCTTAATGAAGGAATTCATGAAGTGCTTTTAGGATTTAATGCACCAGCAGGAATTACAGTTAAAGAGATTACGCCACAACCTATGGAGTTAAAATTAACTAAACATTAA
- the buk gene encoding butyrate kinase has protein sequence MERKYVLAINPGSTSTKVSLFEENKELTTFKIDHRKEELDNYKRIADQYDYRLNLIKDWLHSENIDGGSLKAVVGRGGLLRPMPGGTYIVSDFMIEDLKVGIQGEHASNLGGMLAKGLADLENIPSFIVDPVAVDEFHEVARISGLNEISRKSLIHALNIKAVAHRRANEVNRDLEDMNLLVAHLGGGISIAPIENGKMIDVNNAKEMGPFSPDRTGGLPMGDIVKICYSGKYTLDEMKLKVQGEGGLFSYLGTMDGREVEDRINKGDNYSKLIYDAMAYQIGKEIGAYSTVLNGEVDNIILTGGLAYSSYLMEKIKEMVEFIAEVIVYPGEDEMDALNKGALRVINGNEEAKIYETEVDING, from the coding sequence ATGGAAAGAAAATATGTACTAGCAATTAATCCAGGCTCTACATCTACTAAGGTAAGTCTATTTGAAGAAAATAAAGAATTAACAACCTTTAAAATAGACCATAGAAAAGAGGAACTAGATAATTATAAAAGAATAGCTGACCAGTATGATTATAGACTAAACCTAATTAAAGACTGGTTACACAGTGAAAATATTGATGGAGGTTCCTTAAAGGCAGTAGTAGGTAGGGGTGGATTACTAAGACCTATGCCTGGTGGCACATATATAGTTTCAGATTTTATGATAGAAGATTTAAAGGTTGGAATACAGGGAGAACACGCCTCTAACCTTGGTGGAATGTTAGCTAAAGGATTAGCAGATTTAGAAAACATACCTTCCTTTATAGTAGACCCTGTGGCAGTAGATGAATTCCATGAAGTAGCTAGAATATCGGGCTTAAATGAAATATCAAGAAAATCATTAATTCATGCACTAAATATAAAAGCAGTAGCTCATAGAAGAGCTAATGAAGTAAATAGGGATTTAGAGGACATGAACCTATTGGTAGCTCATTTAGGTGGTGGAATCTCAATTGCTCCAATTGAAAATGGAAAGATGATAGATGTGAATAATGCCAAGGAAATGGGTCCATTTTCTCCAGATAGAACAGGCGGGCTTCCTATGGGAGACATAGTTAAAATATGTTATTCAGGTAAATATACCTTAGATGAAATGAAGCTTAAGGTTCAAGGAGAAGGAGGATTATTTTCCTATTTAGGAACCATGGATGGTAGAGAAGTTGAAGATAGAATAAATAAAGGTGATAACTATTCAAAACTTATATATGATGCCATGGCTTATCAAATTGGTAAAGAAATAGGAGCATATTCCACTGTGCTGAATGGTGAAGTTGACAATATAATACTTACAGGTGGACTAGCTTATTCTAGTTATCTTATGGAAAAGATAAAAGAGATGGTTGAATTTATAGCAGAAGTAATAGTATATCCAGGTGAAGATGAAATGGATGCCCTTAACAAAGGAGCATTGAGAGTTATAAATGGTAATGAGGAAGCAAAAATATATGAAACTGAGGTGGATATAAATGGCTAA
- a CDS encoding phosphate butyryltransferase, producing the protein MAKSFKDLLELAKTRGPKKVSVAVAEDKDVLSAVKVATESKIAEPILVGSKEKILDIAREIDFDLSNIEIIHEEDKVLACRIATELVSSGKADVLMKGLIDTSIIMKQVLDSEIGLRTGNVISHVAVFDVPTYHKVFIVTDAAMNIAPDLNQKKEIIENAVVLARSLDIEMPKVAVLAAKEKVSPKMEATVHAKELADMNKAGEIRDCLVDGPFALDNAISKESAILKGINSEVAGDADILLAPNIDAGNVLYKCLSFLANAKSAGLVVGTKAPIVLTSRADNEEAKLNSIALAVLMASK; encoded by the coding sequence ATGGCTAAATCATTTAAAGATTTATTAGAATTGGCTAAAACGAGGGGACCTAAAAAGGTGTCTGTAGCTGTAGCAGAGGATAAAGATGTATTATCTGCAGTAAAAGTAGCAACAGAATCTAAAATAGCTGAGCCTATATTAGTAGGAAGTAAGGAAAAGATACTAGATATAGCAAGGGAAATAGATTTTGATTTATCAAATATTGAGATAATTCACGAGGAAGATAAAGTCCTTGCTTGTAGAATAGCTACAGAATTAGTTAGTAGTGGAAAAGCTGATGTTTTAATGAAGGGACTTATAGATACTTCTATAATAATGAAGCAAGTATTAGATAGTGAAATTGGACTCAGAACAGGAAATGTAATATCTCACGTAGCAGTATTTGATGTACCGACTTATCATAAGGTATTTATTGTAACTGATGCCGCTATGAATATAGCTCCTGATCTTAACCAAAAGAAAGAAATTATTGAGAATGCTGTAGTATTAGCAAGATCATTAGATATAGAAATGCCAAAAGTTGCAGTATTAGCTGCAAAGGAAAAAGTATCACCAAAAATGGAAGCGACAGTCCATGCTAAGGAATTGGCAGATATGAATAAGGCAGGTGAAATTAGAGACTGTTTAGTAGATGGACCATTTGCCCTAGATAATGCCATATCTAAGGAATCTGCAATCTTAAAGGGGATTAATAGTGAAGTAGCAGGAGATGCTGACATACTTTTAGCACCTAATATTGATGCAGGAAATGTACTTTATAAATGCTTATCATTTTTAGCAAATGCCAAGTCAGCAGGACTTGTTGTAGGTACTAAAGCTCCAATAGTCCTTACATCTAGAGCTGATAATGAGGAAGCGAAATTAAACTCAATTGCCTTAGCAGTACTAATGGCTTCAAAATAG
- the buk gene encoding butyrate kinase, with amino-acid sequence MIRLLIINPGSTSTKIAVFDDEKSIFEETLRHSVEELSPYEKIYDQYEFRKNIIVDILEKNNIAIDSLDGVVGRGGLLNPIEGGTYEVNELMLEDLKVGKKGEHASNLGGIIAHEIAKEIDKRSFIVDPVVVDELQDLARISGLKEIERTSIFHALNQKAVARRHAKELGQKYEDLNLIVVHLGGGVSVGAHEKGRVIDVANALDGEGPFSPERAGSLPVGDMIKLCYSGKYTYNEVKKMITGNGGIVSYLKTNDAREVGERIENGDKYAELIYNAMAYQVAKEVGSCAAVLKGKVDGILLTGGIAYDKLFTSWIEERVKFIADVTIYPGEDELTALAEGGLRVLRGEEAAKVYK; translated from the coding sequence ATGATTAGACTTTTAATTATAAATCCAGGCTCTACATCTACAAAAATAGCAGTTTTTGATGATGAAAAAAGTATATTTGAAGAAACCTTAAGACATTCTGTTGAAGAATTATCTCCTTATGAAAAGATATATGATCAATATGAATTTAGAAAAAATATTATTGTAGATATACTAGAAAAGAACAATATTGCCATAGATTCATTAGATGGAGTAGTAGGTAGGGGTGGACTTCTTAATCCAATAGAAGGTGGAACTTACGAGGTAAATGAATTGATGTTAGAAGATTTAAAAGTAGGGAAAAAAGGGGAACACGCCTCAAATCTAGGTGGCATAATAGCCCATGAAATAGCTAAAGAAATAGATAAGCGTTCTTTTATAGTAGATCCTGTTGTAGTAGATGAACTACAGGACTTGGCTAGAATATCTGGATTAAAAGAAATTGAAAGAACTTCAATATTTCATGCATTAAACCAAAAGGCAGTGGCTAGACGCCATGCTAAAGAATTGGGACAAAAATATGAGGATTTAAACTTAATAGTAGTCCATTTAGGTGGGGGAGTTTCGGTGGGAGCCCACGAAAAAGGAAGGGTAATAGATGTGGCAAATGCCTTAGATGGAGAAGGACCATTTTCACCTGAAAGAGCAGGATCTTTACCTGTTGGGGATATGATAAAATTATGTTATTCGGGAAAATACACATATAATGAAGTAAAGAAAATGATTACTGGTAATGGTGGAATTGTGTCATATTTAAAGACTAATGATGCTAGGGAAGTTGGAGAAAGAATTGAAAATGGGGACAAGTATGCAGAACTAATATATAATGCCATGGCCTATCAAGTAGCAAAAGAAGTAGGGTCATGTGCCGCTGTTCTTAAAGGAAAGGTAGATGGAATTCTTCTTACAGGAGGAATAGCATATGATAAGCTATTTACTTCTTGGATTGAAGAAAGGGTTAAGTTTATTGCTGATGTAACTATCTATCCTGGAGAAGATGAACTTACAGCATTAGCAGAAGGTGGATTAAGAGTTTTAAGAGGAGAAGAAGCAGCAAAAGTTTATAAATAG
- a CDS encoding ATP-binding protein — protein sequence MLNDDKRIRVIIGHYGSGKSEFSVNYAVKLAQMGKKVALADLDIVNMYFRSREKALEMEGVGIKVIGSQINAPAIEVPSISAEVYTPLQDESYDLILDVGGDQVGARALGRYVDYFEEGKYDMFFVLNANRPETQSVDKVLEYMTKIQDVSRAKITGIINNTHLLKSTTCEDVLRGQQLALEVQERTGIKLKYISVLEEVTPSLPNNLEGEIFPIKLFMRDEWML from the coding sequence ATGTTAAATGATGATAAAAGAATAAGAGTTATAATTGGACATTATGGCAGTGGAAAATCTGAATTTAGTGTGAACTATGCTGTAAAATTAGCTCAGATGGGTAAAAAGGTTGCTTTAGCTGATTTAGATATAGTAAATATGTATTTTAGATCCAGAGAAAAAGCTCTGGAAATGGAGGGTGTAGGTATAAAAGTAATTGGAAGTCAAATCAATGCACCAGCCATAGAAGTGCCTTCTATATCGGCAGAAGTATATACGCCATTGCAGGATGAAAGCTATGATTTAATCTTAGATGTAGGTGGAGACCAAGTGGGAGCCAGGGCGTTGGGAAGATATGTCGATTATTTTGAAGAAGGTAAATACGATATGTTTTTTGTCCTAAACGCTAATAGACCTGAAACTCAAAGCGTAGATAAAGTCCTTGAATATATGACAAAAATTCAAGACGTATCTAGAGCTAAAATAACAGGTATTATAAACAACACTCATTTATTAAAATCTACAACTTGTGAAGATGTATTAAGAGGGCAGCAATTGGCTTTAGAAGTTCAAGAAAGAACTGGTATAAAGCTTAAATATATATCTGTATTAGAAGAAGTAACACCAAGTCTTCCTAATAACTTAGAGGGCGAAATATTCCCCATAAAATTATTTATGAGGGACGAATGGATGCTATAA
- a CDS encoding 4Fe-4S dicluster domain-containing protein — MAKGKVTFNEDICKGCGLCTTVCPVKILALDKTKINAKGYHPASVTDPEKCIGCANCATICPDVVITVERF; from the coding sequence ATGGCTAAAGGTAAAGTAACATTTAATGAGGACATCTGTAAGGGATGTGGACTTTGTACAACTGTTTGTCCTGTAAAGATACTTGCATTAGATAAAACAAAAATAAATGCAAAGGGATACCACCCAGCATCAGTAACAGACCCAGAAAAATGTATCGGTTGTGCAAACTGTGCAACTATTTGTCCAGATGTAGTTATTACAGTAGAGAGATTCTAA
- a CDS encoding 3-methyl-2-oxobutanoate dehydrogenase subunit VorB yields MTKVLMKGNEAIGAAAIQAGCKYFFGYPITPQSELPEYMSRELPKVGGVFLQAESEVAAINMVYGAAGAGARVMTSSSSPGMALKQEGISYIAGAELPCLLVNIMRGGPGLGSIQPSQTDYFQATRGGGNGDYRMVVFAPADVQELVDLIIEGFDIADQYKNPVMVLGDGMIGQMMEPVEFKTPVKRELAEKDWATVGTGGNRKPNIINSLYIAAEDLEAHNIKLQAKYKKMRENESRVESYNIEDADVVIAAYGTTSRIAKTAIAKLEKEGYKVGLIRPITLWPYPFDEFKKINPNCKGILTVEMNNGQMIDDVKIAVEGKFPVSFYGRTGGMVPTPDAIIEHVKKIYGGDR; encoded by the coding sequence ATGACGAAGGTTCTTATGAAAGGTAATGAGGCTATAGGTGCAGCAGCAATTCAAGCAGGATGTAAATACTTCTTTGGCTACCCTATAACTCCCCAATCAGAACTACCAGAATATATGTCAAGGGAGTTACCAAAAGTAGGAGGAGTATTTTTACAAGCAGAATCAGAAGTAGCAGCAATAAATATGGTTTATGGTGCAGCTGGAGCAGGTGCAAGAGTAATGACATCTTCATCAAGTCCTGGAATGGCATTAAAACAAGAGGGGATTTCATATATTGCTGGTGCAGAACTGCCTTGTCTTTTAGTTAATATAATGAGAGGTGGTCCAGGGTTAGGAAGCATTCAGCCTTCACAGACTGACTATTTCCAAGCAACTAGAGGTGGAGGAAATGGAGACTATAGAATGGTAGTATTTGCTCCAGCAGATGTTCAAGAGCTAGTTGACTTAATTATAGAAGGATTTGATATAGCAGACCAATACAAGAATCCAGTTATGGTTCTTGGTGATGGTATGATTGGACAGATGATGGAACCAGTTGAATTTAAAACTCCAGTAAAAAGAGAATTGGCAGAAAAAGACTGGGCTACAGTAGGTACTGGCGGTAACAGAAAGCCAAATATAATAAACTCTTTATATATAGCAGCAGAAGATTTAGAAGCTCACAATATTAAACTTCAAGCTAAATATAAAAAAATGAGAGAAAATGAATCTAGAGTAGAATCATATAATATAGAAGATGCAGATGTGGTTATAGCTGCTTATGGAACTACATCAAGAATAGCAAAGACAGCAATAGCAAAATTAGAAAAAGAAGGATATAAGGTAGGATTAATTAGACCTATTACATTATGGCCATATCCATTTGATGAATTTAAGAAAATAAATCCAAATTGTAAAGGTATACTTACAGTTGAAATGAATAATGGACAAATGATAGATGACGTTAAAATAGCAGTTGAAGGAAAATTCCCAGTATCATTCTATGGAAGAACAGGTGGAATGGTACCTACACCAGATGCAATAATTGAACATGTAAAAAAAATCTATGGAGGTGACAGATAA